The Candidatus Atribacteria bacterium genomic interval CCCAAGACCTATTATATAATTTTAAAATCATGCTTATTCTCAATATATAATATTTTTAGGGTCAGTATTCAAAAATTTACAAAAACAATTTCTTTTCTTACTGCATTTTTTCGGTGTAAATTTATTTAATAAAGTGTCTTGTAGTAACTATAAATAAAAAAAATAGCATCAGAAAACAATTTACTTTTCAGCTTGGTCGAAAAATAGATTAGCTTAATATTCTTCGATATACTATTCTCTTAATACTATAAATTGATTCAAAAATCCTTCTTTTCCTAGAAGAATATTTATAATAGAAAAGCCCTTCAGCAAAAAGCCAAAGGGCTGGTTATTGTCTGGCTCCCCTAATTATAGAAAAAAAGAGTACCTATGCTAAATAAATTTTGCAAATTTTTTATAAATCCCTTTTCCCTGCTTAGCTAAAATAATATATTAAAATTATTATAATAACCAGGGGATAGAAGGTAGTAACTTTCCATTCATAGAGGGTTTAATGTTTTCTTTAAACAATATATAACTTGACATCGCTATTTTGGATAATCTCTTTCCATTCTTTGGAAATTCCTGTATCAGTTATAACAATATCAAAATCAGTAAGGTCGGCAAAGTAGGAAATCTTTATTTTCCCAAATTTTGAAGAATCCACCAATAAAATTTTAGTATCTGAAGATTCAATAACTGCTTTCTTGGTTTCCTTCTCGTAATTAGTTGCACAGGTAACTCCTAATTTTTCAGAAACACCTGCAGCTGAAATAAAGGCTTTATTGGCTCTTATCTTCTTGATCATATCAATCCCCTCTGGTCTCTCAAACATGAGAGTATCATCATGAAAATAACCTCCGGGGAATATTAGTTTCCAATTCTTATTTTCATAAACATTAAATAAAATATTTAAAGTATAACATATGATAGTTAGGGGTATATTTTCCGGAATAAATTTAGGGAGATTTTCGGTAGTAGAACCGGTATCTATAATAATCACATCATTAGGGTCTATCAAAGAAGCTGCTTTTCGAGAAATTTTAATCTTCTCTTCCAACATCAAGGATTCGGCAGTTTGAATTAAATAC includes:
- a CDS encoding DeoR/GlpR transcriptional regulator — encoded protein: MARRNYRADFIINNLSVNGFVNIKELSKSLKVSEMTIRRDLGELSNENIVTLIPGGAVLKRNPPIDTDKEKYLIQTAESLMLEEKIKISRKAASLIDPNDVIIIDTGSTTENLPKFIPENIPLTIICYTLNILFNVYENKNWKLIFPGGYFHDDTLMFERPEGIDMIKKIRANKAFISAAGVSEKLGVTCATNYEKETKKAVIESSDTKILLVDSSKFGKIKISYFADLTDFDIVITDTGISKEWKEIIQNSDVKLYIV